One window of Bacillus sp. THAF10 genomic DNA carries:
- the sdhB gene encoding succinate dehydrogenase iron-sulfur subunit yields MAEQTKTVLFKVKRQDGPEGAPYFEEFELPYRPNMNVISALMEVRRNPVNKSGKDTTPVNWDMNCLEEVCGACSMVINGKPRQSCTALVDQLEQPIVLEPMSTFPVVRDLQVDRSRMFDSLKKVKAWIPIDGTYDLGPGPRMPEKKRQWAYELSKCMTCGVCLEACPNVNSKSDFIGPAPLSQVRLFNAHPTGEMNKSERLEAIMGDGGLANCGNSQNCVQSCPKGIPLTTSIAALNRDTTVQMFRSFFGSDQG; encoded by the coding sequence ATGGCTGAACAAACGAAAACAGTATTGTTTAAAGTGAAGCGTCAGGATGGCCCTGAGGGAGCCCCTTATTTTGAGGAATTTGAATTACCATACCGTCCAAATATGAATGTAATTTCTGCACTGATGGAAGTTCGTCGTAATCCGGTAAACAAATCTGGTAAAGATACCACGCCAGTTAACTGGGATATGAACTGTTTGGAAGAAGTATGTGGAGCATGTTCGATGGTCATCAACGGCAAGCCACGTCAATCCTGTACCGCGCTTGTGGATCAATTGGAACAACCGATTGTGCTTGAGCCAATGAGTACCTTCCCGGTTGTGCGTGACCTTCAAGTCGACAGAAGCCGTATGTTTGATTCCTTGAAAAAGGTCAAAGCATGGATTCCAATCGATGGAACGTACGATCTTGGACCTGGTCCTCGTATGCCAGAGAAAAAGCGTCAATGGGCATATGAGCTTTCCAAATGTATGACTTGCGGTGTTTGCTTAGAGGCATGTCCAAACGTGAACAGCAAATCAGACTTTATCGGTCCAGCCCCACTTTCCCAAGTGCGCCTATTTAACGCGCATCCAACGGGAGAAATGAATAAATCAGAGCGCCTAGAAGCGATCATGGGAGATGGAGGCCTTGCAAACTGCGGAAACTCACAAAACTGTGTGCAGTCCTGCCCAAAAGGTATTCCTCTTACAACATCTATTGCTGCGCTTAACCGTGACACAACAGTGCAAATGTTTAGAAGCTTCTTTGGAAGTGACCAAGGATAA
- the sdhA gene encoding succinate dehydrogenase flavoprotein subunit, with the protein MSKKVIVVGGGLAGLMATIKAAEKGVPVDLFSLVPVKRSHSVCAQGGINGAVNTKGEGDSPWEHFDDTVYGGDFLANQPPVKAMCEAAPGIIHLLDRMGVMFNRTPEGLLDFRRFGGTQHHRTAFAGATTGQQLLYALDEQVRRHEVAGLVTKYEGWEFLGSIVDDEGVCRGIVAQNLTSMEIVSFPADAVIMATGGPGIIFGKSTNSVINTGSAASIVYQQGAYYSNGEFIQIHPTAIPGDDKLRLMSESARGEGGRVWTYKDGKPWYFLEEKYPAYGNLVPRDIATREIFDVCVNQKLGINGENMVYLDLSHKDPKELDIKLGGIIEIYEKFMGDDPRKVPMKIFPAVHYSMGGLWVDYDQMTNIPGLFAAGECDYSQHGANRLGANSLLSAIYGGMVAGPKAVEYMNGLEKSTDSLSSSLFERYVKEEEAKWNNIMTMNGTENAYVLHKELGEWMTDNVTVVRYNDKLQQTDAKIQELLERYDNININDTAKWSNQGAAFTRQLQHMLQLGRVITLGALNRDESRGAHYKPDFPERNDEKFLKTTMAKFTGPKSAPELFYEEVDVSLIPPRKRDYSKKKGGK; encoded by the coding sequence ATGAGTAAAAAAGTTATCGTGGTCGGCGGCGGCTTGGCGGGCTTAATGGCAACCATTAAAGCCGCAGAAAAAGGCGTGCCGGTTGATCTATTTTCATTAGTACCAGTTAAACGTTCTCACTCAGTTTGTGCCCAAGGTGGAATTAACGGGGCAGTAAACACAAAAGGAGAAGGAGATTCTCCGTGGGAGCATTTTGATGATACCGTTTATGGTGGGGACTTCTTAGCAAACCAACCACCTGTAAAAGCAATGTGTGAAGCAGCACCTGGAATCATTCACTTACTAGACCGTATGGGTGTAATGTTTAACCGTACCCCTGAAGGATTACTTGACTTCCGTCGTTTCGGTGGAACGCAGCATCACCGTACAGCATTCGCTGGAGCAACAACAGGACAACAGCTATTGTATGCGCTTGATGAGCAGGTTCGTCGTCATGAGGTAGCTGGCCTAGTTACAAAATATGAGGGCTGGGAATTCCTTGGTTCTATCGTAGATGACGAGGGAGTTTGCCGCGGAATCGTAGCTCAAAACCTAACATCCATGGAGATCGTTTCTTTCCCTGCGGATGCCGTCATTATGGCAACTGGAGGCCCTGGAATTATCTTTGGTAAGTCTACAAACTCTGTTATCAACACAGGCTCTGCAGCATCCATCGTTTATCAACAAGGAGCGTATTACTCTAACGGGGAATTTATCCAAATTCACCCAACTGCGATTCCTGGAGATGACAAGCTTCGCCTCATGAGTGAATCTGCTCGTGGAGAAGGTGGACGTGTTTGGACTTACAAAGACGGAAAGCCTTGGTACTTCCTAGAGGAAAAATATCCTGCATACGGAAACCTTGTACCTCGTGATATCGCCACTCGTGAAATTTTTGATGTGTGCGTAAACCAAAAGCTTGGTATTAATGGAGAGAACATGGTGTACTTGGATCTTTCTCATAAGGATCCAAAAGAGCTTGACATTAAGCTTGGTGGGATTATTGAAATCTATGAAAAATTCATGGGTGATGATCCTCGTAAAGTTCCAATGAAAATCTTCCCTGCTGTTCACTACTCTATGGGTGGACTATGGGTAGACTATGATCAAATGACGAACATTCCAGGTCTATTTGCAGCTGGAGAGTGTGATTATTCTCAGCATGGTGCAAATCGCCTCGGAGCAAACTCACTGCTTTCTGCGATTTACGGTGGTATGGTTGCCGGTCCAAAAGCAGTCGAATATATGAACGGATTAGAAAAATCCACAGATTCTCTTTCTTCCTCTCTTTTTGAGCGCTATGTAAAAGAAGAAGAAGCAAAGTGGAACAACATTATGACCATGAATGGTACAGAAAATGCCTATGTGCTTCATAAAGAGCTTGGCGAGTGGATGACAGACAACGTAACAGTTGTACGTTACAACGACAAGCTACAGCAAACGGATGCAAAAATCCAAGAGTTGCTTGAACGCTATGACAATATCAATATTAATGACACTGCAAAATGGAGCAACCAAGGAGCGGCATTTACCCGTCAGCTTCAACATATGCTACAACTTGGACGTGTTATCACGCTTGGTGCTCTTAACCGTGATGAAAGTCGTGGAGCGCACTATAAGCCTGACTTCCCAGAGCGTAACGATGAGAAGTTCTTAAAAACAACGATGGCGAAATTCACCGGTCCTAAATCCGCACCAGAACTATTCTATGAAGAAGTGGATGTTAGCCTAATTCCGCCACGTAAACGTGACTACTCGAAGAAAAAAGGGGGTAAATAA
- a CDS encoding succinate dehydrogenase cytochrome b558 subunit, which yields MATEREFLLRRLHSLLGVIPVGLFLVQHLVINHFAVYGQENFNKAAHFMESLPFRYALEIFVIFLPIIFHAVYGLYIAFTAKNNVSNYGFVRNWMFVLQRFTGIITLIFIVWHVWETRIAAALGTDVNFDMMASILSSPFMLVFYIVGVIATIFHFANGLWSFCVSWGITVTPRSQLIATYVTIGIFFALSFVGLRAIFAFV from the coding sequence ATGGCAACAGAACGTGAATTTTTACTTCGTAGACTCCATTCGTTACTAGGAGTCATTCCTGTTGGTCTTTTCCTCGTTCAGCATTTGGTGATTAACCATTTTGCGGTTTACGGGCAAGAGAACTTTAACAAAGCGGCACACTTTATGGAGAGTTTGCCTTTTCGTTATGCGCTTGAAATTTTTGTAATCTTTCTTCCAATCATTTTCCACGCGGTTTACGGGTTGTATATTGCATTTACAGCAAAAAACAATGTAAGCAATTATGGATTTGTGCGTAACTGGATGTTTGTACTCCAACGTTTTACAGGAATCATTACATTAATTTTTATCGTATGGCATGTATGGGAAACGAGAATCGCAGCTGCTTTAGGAACGGATGTAAACTTTGATATGATGGCTAGCATTCTTTCTAGTCCATTTATGTTAGTGTTCTACATTGTTGGTGTAATTGCGACAATTTTCCACTTTGCAAACGGACTATGGTCCTTCTGTGTAAGCTGGGGAATTACAGTAACTCCTCGTTCTCAACTAATTGCAACCTACGTAACGATCGGAATCTTCTTTGCTTTATCTTTCGTAGGCTTACGTGCAATCTTCGCATTCGTATAA
- a CDS encoding YslB family protein, with the protein MTESNNQQEVIDQQLHVPIFGYELIRDMLLPDLLGKDHNQIIYWAGKLLARKFTIDTHEGISQFFKEAGWGELELVEQSKYEMKFAIRGEMIDRRLELNKDATFQLEAGFIAEQIQRQKSKNAEAVEEQRKKKEIQITVQWDK; encoded by the coding sequence ATGACAGAATCGAATAACCAACAAGAAGTAATCGACCAACAATTGCACGTTCCTATTTTCGGATATGAATTAATTCGTGACATGCTTCTCCCTGACCTATTAGGTAAAGATCATAACCAAATCATCTACTGGGCAGGTAAGCTACTCGCCCGCAAATTTACGATTGACACCCATGAAGGGATCTCCCAGTTTTTTAAAGAAGCTGGTTGGGGTGAACTAGAATTAGTGGAGCAGAGCAAATACGAAATGAAGTTTGCAATTCGTGGCGAGATGATTGATCGCCGTCTTGAATTAAATAAAGACGCGACATTTCAACTAGAAGCCGGCTTTATCGCCGAACAAATTCAACGCCAAAAAAGCAAAAATGCCGAAGCAGTAGAAGAACAAAGAAAGAAAAAAGAGATACAGATTACCGTTCAATGGGATAAATAG
- a CDS encoding aspartate kinase: MSTIVVQKFGGTSVGSVERIQHVAGRVIREVEKGHKVVVVVSAMGKTTDELLTLANAINPHPSKRDMDMLLTTGEQITISLLAMALQVRGHEAVSLTGWQAGIRTEPVHGNARITHIETDLLASYLDAGKIVIVAGFQGITAANEITTLGRGGSDTTAVALAAALKAKKCDIYTDVTGVFTTDPRFVKNARKLSAIAYDEMLELANLGAGVLHPRAVEFAKNYGVQLVVRSSMEEEEGTIIEEEVSMEKNLMVRGIAFEDQVTRITVCGLPNELHTLSTIFTTLAQHNLNVDIIIQTSMDKDTTNISFSVKTVDVKETLEVLNEYQDRLGFSSIEQESGLAKVSIVGSGMVSNPGVAAEMFQVLATEGIHVKMVSTSEIKVSTVVDVAEMVRAVEALHVAFKLGEESVERVLS; the protein is encoded by the coding sequence ATGTCAACAATCGTCGTACAAAAATTTGGAGGTACATCCGTAGGCTCTGTTGAACGAATTCAACACGTGGCCGGACGCGTAATCAGGGAAGTGGAAAAAGGACATAAGGTGGTAGTTGTTGTTTCTGCTATGGGAAAAACGACCGATGAATTACTTACACTTGCCAATGCCATCAATCCTCATCCAAGTAAGCGGGATATGGATATGCTTTTAACGACGGGAGAACAAATCACGATTTCACTCTTGGCGATGGCCCTTCAGGTGAGAGGCCATGAAGCAGTTTCCTTAACAGGCTGGCAGGCTGGAATTCGAACGGAGCCTGTTCATGGAAACGCGAGAATTACACATATTGAAACAGACCTGCTAGCGAGCTACCTTGATGCAGGAAAAATTGTCATTGTTGCCGGATTTCAAGGAATTACGGCAGCCAACGAGATTACGACACTCGGCCGTGGCGGATCGGATACGACTGCTGTTGCATTAGCTGCAGCCTTAAAGGCAAAGAAATGTGATATTTATACAGACGTAACCGGTGTTTTTACCACTGACCCACGTTTTGTCAAGAACGCTAGAAAGCTTTCTGCTATTGCTTATGATGAAATGCTAGAACTTGCAAACCTCGGTGCCGGAGTCCTTCATCCACGAGCAGTGGAGTTTGCCAAAAACTATGGAGTACAGCTTGTTGTAAGATCGAGTATGGAAGAAGAAGAAGGAACGATTATTGAGGAGGAAGTTTCCATGGAAAAAAATCTAATGGTTAGAGGAATCGCATTTGAAGATCAAGTTACAAGAATAACAGTATGTGGATTGCCAAACGAACTACATACCTTATCTACCATATTTACGACCCTTGCACAGCATAACCTAAACGTTGACATCATCATACAAACAAGTATGGATAAAGACACAACCAATATTTCTTTTTCAGTCAAAACTGTAGATGTGAAAGAGACGCTGGAAGTTCTAAATGAATACCAGGATCGTCTTGGATTCTCGTCAATTGAACAGGAGAGCGGTTTAGCGAAAGTATCTATCGTCGGCAGTGGGATGGTTTCCAATCCTGGGGTTGCAGCAGAGATGTTTCAGGTCCTAGCGACAGAAGGAATTCATGTTAAAATGGTTAGTACCTCAGAGATAAAAGTATCCACGGTAGTGGATGTAGCGGAAATGGTACGCGCAGTAGAAGCATTACATGTTGCGTTTAAACTGGGAGAAGAGTCTGTTGAGCGTGTGTTAAGCTAA
- the uvrC gene encoding excinuclease ABC subunit UvrC translates to MNHSIKEKLAILPDQPGVYLMKDRQGTIIYVGKAKVLKNRVRSYFTGSHDGKTLRLVNEIEDFEYIVTSSNIEALILELNLIKKHNPKYNVMLKDDKRYPFIKITAEKHPRLLITRKVTKDKGKYFGPYPNVQAANDTKKLLDRIYPLRKCVTLPDRVCLYYHMGQCLAPCVEHVSQETNKEMVDGIVKFLNGGYKEVKVELTDKMMQAAEKMEFERAQEFRDQILSIEATMEKQKMEMNDFVDRDVFGYAYDKGWMCVQVFFIRQGKLIERDVSLFPIYNEPEEDFLTFLGQFYSKQHHFVPKEVMLPINIDVQVAEELLQTNVLQPQRGKKKQLVDLADKNAKVALGEKFQLIERDESRTIKAVENLGKILGILTPHRIEAFDNSNIQGTDPVSAMVVFIDGKPEKREYRKYKTKSVQGPDDYESMREVVRRRYTRVLRESLPLPDLIVIDGAKGHMSAVRDVLENELNMFIPVVGLAKDDKHRTSNLLAGEDAMIVPLERTSQEFYLLQRIQDEVHRFAITFHRQIRSKSVFQSILDEISGVGAARKKALMKHFGSVAKMKEATVEEIQAAKVPRPIAEEIFKKLRE, encoded by the coding sequence ATGAACCATTCAATAAAAGAAAAACTGGCAATTCTGCCTGACCAACCTGGGGTCTATTTAATGAAAGACAGACAAGGAACCATCATTTATGTTGGAAAGGCGAAGGTTCTCAAAAACCGAGTCCGTTCTTATTTTACGGGGAGTCACGATGGTAAAACCTTGCGTCTTGTTAATGAAATTGAGGACTTTGAATATATCGTTACCTCCTCCAATATTGAAGCGCTTATTTTAGAACTGAATCTTATTAAAAAACACAACCCAAAATATAACGTCATGCTCAAGGATGACAAGCGTTATCCTTTTATTAAAATAACCGCAGAAAAGCACCCAAGACTGTTAATTACCCGCAAGGTCACCAAGGATAAGGGGAAATACTTTGGTCCCTATCCAAACGTCCAGGCGGCTAATGATACGAAAAAGCTGTTAGATCGTATTTATCCTTTACGTAAATGTGTCACATTGCCTGATAGAGTATGTTTATATTATCATATGGGCCAATGCCTCGCGCCTTGTGTGGAGCATGTTTCTCAGGAAACCAATAAAGAAATGGTAGACGGGATCGTAAAGTTCCTCAACGGAGGGTACAAAGAGGTAAAGGTTGAGCTTACCGACAAGATGATGCAAGCTGCAGAAAAAATGGAATTTGAGCGCGCTCAGGAGTTTCGTGATCAGATTCTAAGCATCGAAGCGACGATGGAAAAACAGAAAATGGAAATGAATGATTTTGTCGATCGGGATGTTTTTGGATATGCCTATGATAAAGGCTGGATGTGTGTGCAAGTGTTTTTCATACGTCAAGGCAAATTAATCGAGCGAGATGTTTCTCTCTTCCCAATTTATAACGAACCTGAAGAGGATTTCCTTACTTTTCTAGGACAGTTTTACTCCAAGCAGCACCATTTCGTGCCAAAAGAAGTGATGCTTCCTATTAATATTGATGTGCAGGTGGCAGAGGAACTTTTGCAAACCAATGTGCTTCAGCCTCAAAGAGGGAAAAAGAAACAATTAGTCGATCTTGCTGATAAAAATGCCAAGGTTGCTCTTGGTGAGAAGTTTCAATTAATTGAACGAGATGAAAGTCGAACCATTAAAGCGGTGGAGAATCTTGGTAAGATACTTGGTATCCTTACACCGCATAGAATTGAGGCCTTTGATAACTCCAACATCCAAGGTACAGACCCTGTCTCAGCAATGGTCGTGTTTATAGACGGCAAGCCAGAAAAACGAGAGTATCGAAAATATAAAACAAAGAGTGTGCAAGGCCCCGATGATTACGAATCTATGAGAGAAGTAGTCAGAAGAAGGTATACAAGAGTGCTAAGAGAATCGCTACCCTTGCCAGATTTGATTGTCATAGATGGTGCCAAGGGTCATATGAGTGCGGTTCGAGATGTTTTAGAGAATGAACTGAATATGTTTATCCCAGTAGTCGGACTAGCTAAGGACGATAAGCACCGTACTAGCAATCTCCTCGCAGGAGAAGACGCCATGATTGTTCCACTTGAGAGAACAAGTCAGGAATTTTATCTTTTGCAACGTATTCAGGATGAGGTGCACCGTTTCGCGATTACATTTCACCGCCAAATTAGAAGTAAAAGTGTGTTTCAATCGATACTAGATGAGATATCAGGAGTAGGAGCGGCAAGGAAAAAAGCTCTGATGAAGCATTTTGGTTCTGTTGCGAAGATGAAGGAAGCAACCGTGGAAGAAATACAGGCTGCAAAAGTACCGAGACCGATTGCTGAGGAAATTTTTAAAAAACTTCGTGAATAA
- the trxA gene encoding thioredoxin has translation MAITNATDQNFTQETSEGLVLADFWAPWCGPCKMIAPVLEELDQDMGDKVKIVKVDVDENQETAGKFGVMSIPTLLVIKNGEVVDKAVGFQPKEALAELLNKHA, from the coding sequence ATGGCAATTACAAATGCAACAGACCAAAACTTTACCCAAGAAACTAGCGAAGGCTTAGTTTTAGCAGATTTCTGGGCACCATGGTGTGGCCCTTGTAAAATGATCGCTCCAGTTCTAGAAGAGCTAGACCAAGATATGGGCGACAAAGTGAAAATCGTGAAAGTGGATGTAGACGAAAACCAAGAAACTGCTGGTAAATTCGGCGTAATGAGCATCCCAACTTTACTAGTAATTAAAAACGGTGAAGTAGTAGATAAAGCAGTTGGATTCCAACCGAAAGAAGCATTAGCGGAGCTATTAAACAAACACGCTTAA
- a CDS encoding electron transfer flavoprotein subunit alpha/FixB family protein, which translates to MARKVLTLAEVRDSALRNVSFEAIAAAKTVAEGGEVVTVLAGESVGSLAQELIAYGADRVITVEHANLKAYTSDGYSQALMAVIDAEQPEGIVFGHTALGKDLSPKLASKLNSGLISDATEVEEVGGNLVFTRPIYSGKAFEKKIVTDGIIFATIRPNNIATLEKDEARTGDVSSLDVDVKDLRTIIKEVVRKATDGVDLSEAKVVVAGGRGVKSEEGFEPLKELADVLGAAVGASRGACDADYCDYSLQIGQTGKVVTPDLYIACGISGAIQHLAGMSNSKVIVAINKDPEANIFKVADYGIVGDLFEVVPLLTAEFKKLLVTN; encoded by the coding sequence ATGGCAAGAAAAGTGTTAACACTAGCAGAAGTACGTGATTCGGCATTGCGTAATGTTTCATTTGAGGCGATTGCAGCAGCAAAAACAGTAGCAGAAGGTGGCGAGGTTGTCACAGTACTAGCAGGGGAAAGTGTTGGATCTTTAGCACAGGAATTAATTGCATACGGAGCGGATCGTGTTATCACCGTGGAACATGCAAATTTGAAAGCGTACACATCAGATGGCTATTCTCAAGCTCTAATGGCGGTAATTGATGCAGAGCAGCCTGAAGGAATTGTTTTTGGTCACACAGCACTTGGAAAAGACCTTTCTCCAAAGCTTGCTTCTAAATTAAATTCCGGGTTAATTTCCGATGCTACAGAGGTAGAGGAAGTAGGAGGAAACCTTGTTTTCACAAGGCCAATCTATTCCGGAAAAGCTTTTGAAAAGAAAATCGTAACAGATGGCATCATTTTTGCTACAATCCGTCCTAACAATATTGCAACTCTTGAAAAAGATGAAGCCCGCACAGGAGATGTATCCTCTCTTGATGTTGATGTGAAGGATCTTCGTACGATCATTAAAGAAGTAGTTCGAAAAGCAACAGACGGTGTAGACCTTTCTGAGGCAAAAGTTGTGGTTGCAGGTGGCCGTGGGGTAAAAAGTGAAGAGGGCTTTGAACCATTAAAAGAGCTTGCAGATGTTCTAGGTGCAGCAGTTGGTGCATCTCGTGGTGCGTGTGATGCCGACTATTGTGACTATTCACTGCAAATCGGGCAAACAGGAAAGGTGGTAACACCTGACCTATACATTGCATGCGGAATTTCTGGAGCTATCCAGCACTTAGCTGGTATGTCCAACTCAAAAGTGATTGTCGCAATCAACAAAGACCCTGAAGCGAATATCTTCAAGGTTGCTGACTACGGAATCGTAGGAGACTTATTTGAAGTAGTGCCTCTATTAACTGCAGAATTTAAAAAGCTGTTGGTAACAAACTAA
- a CDS encoding electron transfer flavoprotein subunit beta/FixA family protein, translating into MNIFVLLKRTFDTEERLTVSNGSINEDGAEFIINPYDEYAVEEAIRVRDEHGGEVTVVTVGTDEAEKELRTALAMGADKAVLINTEDDVENGDQFTTAKIIAEFLKDKEADLIIGGNVAIDGGSGQVGPRVAELLDIPYVTTITKLEISGGTVSIVRDVEGDSEVIETSLPLLVTAQQGLNDPRYPSLPGIMKAKKKPLEELELDDLDLDEDDVEAKTKTLEIYLPPKKEAGRVLQGELEDQVKELVSALRNEAKVI; encoded by the coding sequence ATGAATATTTTTGTATTGTTAAAAAGAACATTTGATACAGAAGAAAGGCTGACTGTATCCAATGGCAGCATAAATGAAGACGGAGCGGAATTCATTATCAACCCATATGATGAGTATGCGGTTGAAGAAGCCATCCGCGTGAGAGATGAACATGGTGGAGAAGTAACGGTAGTAACTGTTGGAACAGACGAAGCGGAAAAAGAGCTTCGCACAGCGCTTGCAATGGGTGCTGATAAAGCAGTACTCATCAACACAGAAGACGATGTAGAAAACGGAGATCAATTTACAACAGCTAAAATCATTGCAGAATTTCTAAAGGACAAAGAAGCGGACTTAATCATCGGTGGTAACGTTGCAATTGACGGTGGCTCCGGACAAGTAGGACCTCGTGTAGCTGAGCTTCTAGACATCCCGTACGTAACAACGATTACTAAATTAGAAATTAGTGGCGGAACAGTTTCTATCGTTCGCGATGTGGAAGGGGACTCCGAGGTAATTGAAACGTCACTTCCGCTTTTAGTAACAGCTCAACAAGGGTTAAATGACCCGCGTTATCCATCACTTCCAGGAATCATGAAGGCGAAGAAAAAGCCGCTAGAAGAATTAGAACTAGATGACCTTGACCTTGATGAGGATGATGTAGAAGCTAAAACAAAAACATTAGAGATTTATCTTCCACCGAAAAAAGAAGCTGGCCGTGTGCTACAAGGAGAATTGGAAGATCAAGTAAAAGAGCTAGTTTCTGCGTTAAGAAACGAAGCAAAAGTAATTTAA
- a CDS encoding enoyl-CoA hydratase: MEYLQWNVEDKIATITLNKAPANALSSVVLKELTLLLDDLKNQEDVRVVVLHGEGRFFSAGADIKEFTTVETGEAFTELAKFGQDLFEKMENFPKPIIAAIHGAALGGGLELAMGCHIRIVTKNAKLGLPELQLGLIPGFAGTQRLPRLVGSAKAFEMLFTSDTMTGEEAVQWGLANRAVDEEVLMDEALKMAKKIAQKGPISVASVIELSRYNKHQEFYQGVEKEAQLFGKVFTSEDGQEGITAFIEKRAPEFKGK; encoded by the coding sequence ATGGAGTACTTGCAATGGAATGTAGAAGATAAAATCGCAACCATCACGTTAAATAAGGCACCTGCAAATGCTTTATCTTCCGTAGTTTTGAAAGAGCTTACATTATTATTGGATGATCTGAAAAATCAAGAAGATGTGCGAGTGGTAGTTCTACACGGAGAAGGAAGGTTTTTCTCGGCTGGTGCAGACATTAAGGAATTTACTACGGTAGAGACAGGAGAAGCGTTTACAGAGCTTGCAAAATTTGGCCAAGATCTTTTTGAGAAAATGGAGAATTTCCCCAAACCTATTATTGCGGCAATTCATGGAGCGGCGTTAGGTGGAGGATTAGAGCTTGCTATGGGATGTCATATCCGAATTGTCACAAAGAATGCAAAGCTTGGATTGCCTGAGCTGCAGCTAGGGTTAATACCTGGATTTGCAGGTACACAGCGTTTACCAAGGTTAGTTGGCTCTGCCAAAGCTTTTGAAATGCTGTTCACAAGCGACACCATGACAGGAGAAGAAGCAGTGCAGTGGGGTCTTGCAAACAGAGCCGTCGATGAAGAAGTTTTAATGGATGAAGCTTTGAAGATGGCGAAAAAGATAGCGCAAAAAGGTCCAATCTCTGTTGCATCTGTTATTGAGCTATCTCGATACAATAAGCATCAGGAATTTTATCAAGGCGTGGAAAAAGAAGCACAATTATTCGGTAAGGTTTTCACCTCTGAAGATGGCCAAGAAGGAATCACAGCATTTATAGAAAAAAGAGCACCAGAATTCAAAGGAAAGTAA
- a CDS encoding TetR/AcrR family transcriptional regulator, translated as MKQQKPKYKQIIDAAVIVIAENGYHHAQVSKIAKQAGVADGTIYLYFKNKEDILISLFQEKMGLFVEKIRQEIAGKSTSTEKLLTLITKHFSMLAADHHLAIVTQLELRQSNLELRLKINDVLKEYLQLLDEILTTGKESGELRADLDVRLARQMVFGTIDETVTTWVMNDQKYDIAAIAPRVHDLLIKGFGATS; from the coding sequence TTGAAACAACAAAAACCTAAATATAAGCAAATAATAGATGCAGCTGTAATTGTCATTGCAGAAAATGGCTACCACCATGCGCAAGTTTCTAAGATTGCCAAACAGGCTGGAGTCGCTGATGGCACCATCTATTTATACTTTAAAAACAAAGAAGATATTTTAATTTCTCTGTTTCAAGAAAAAATGGGTCTGTTCGTTGAAAAGATTCGTCAAGAAATTGCAGGAAAATCGACATCAACAGAGAAATTATTAACATTGATCACAAAACATTTTTCGATGCTAGCAGCAGATCACCATCTGGCCATTGTGACTCAGCTTGAGCTCCGGCAATCAAACCTTGAGCTCCGCCTGAAAATCAATGATGTGTTAAAAGAATATCTCCAACTGTTAGATGAAATTTTAACAACCGGAAAAGAATCTGGCGAGCTTCGTGCCGATTTGGATGTCCGACTAGCCAGGCAGATGGTATTCGGCACGATAGATGAAACGGTCACAACTTGGGTGATGAACGATCAAAAGTATGATATCGCCGCCATCGCACCAAGAGTTCATGATTTATTAATTAAAGGGTTTGGAGCAACATCATAG